One genomic segment of Suricata suricatta isolate VVHF042 chromosome 16, meerkat_22Aug2017_6uvM2_HiC, whole genome shotgun sequence includes these proteins:
- the MYPOP gene encoding myb-related transcription factor, partner of profilin has protein sequence MASAAAGEAEETTRLRKPRFSFEENQILIREVRAHYPQLYGAQSRRVSVAERRRVWDGIAAKINGITSWKRTGQEVQKRWNDFKRRTKEKLARVPHSTQGAGPAAEDAFSAEEETIFAILGPGVAAPGAGAGAEQPSVAASSQPSAPNAGTQRYVLSEDRREDRRADTPAHSKGGSSSPEQWARTSCSPQEGGCPPPKERESPPPPALQTVQLPRLALCPPPPAPPPPQPPQQVHVAPSSPSPPPPPLPPPTPSAPPDPSLDFLRAQQETANAIRELAGTLQQGLAKLSEALSALLPLLPGTAVDRLPPPLPPPPPPRPLPPPPTPKAEITPEPVSVVAAVVDGAVVAARGVIIAPRNEEGGPRPPPAPLPLHDSPPHKRRKGFPTRKRRGRWKSP, from the exons ATGGCCTCGGCGGCGGCGGGCGAAGCGGAAGAGACCACCCGGCTGCGCAAGCCGCGCTTCTCGTTCGAGGAGAACCAGATCCTGATCCGTGAGGTGCGCGCCCACTACCCACAGCTCTATGGCGCGCAGAGCCGTCGGGTGAGCGTAGCCGAGCGGCGGCGTGTGTGGGACGGCATCGCCGCCAAGATCAACGGCATCACCAGCTGGAAGCGCACCGGCCAAGAGGTGCAGAAGCGCTGGAATGACTTCAAGCGCCGCACCAAGGAGAAGCTGGCCCGCGTGCCGCACTCCACGCAGGGCGCCGGGCCTGCCGCCGAGGACGCCTTCTCCGCGGAGGAGGAGACCATTTTCGCCATCCTGGGACCGGGAGTGGCGGCGCCGGGAGCTGGTGCAGGAGCCGAGCAGCCCTCGGTGGCCGCTTCCTCACAGCCGTCGGCCCCAAACGCGGGCACCCAACGCTACGTCTTGTCCGAGGACCGCAGGGAAGACCGACGGGCAG ATACACCAGCCCACAGCAAGGGGGGCTCCAGCAGCCCCGAGCAGTGGGCCAGGACCTCCTGCAGCCCCCAGGAAGGGGGCTGCCCGCCACCCAAGGAGCGTgagtccccaccccctccagccctgcAGACGGTGCAGCTGCCGCGCCTGGCCTtgtgtcccccgcccccagcccctccgcCGCCCCAGCCGCCTCAGCAGGTCCACGTGGCGCCCTCGTCCCCCAgcccaccacctcctccactgCCACCGCCCACGCCCTCGGCCCCCCCGGACCCCTCCCTGGACTTCCTGCGGGCCCAGCAGGAGACGGCCAACGCCATCCGGGAGCTGGCTGGCACCCTTCAGCAGGGACTGGCCAAACTGAGCGAGGCCCTCAGCGCCCTACTGCCCCTCCTGCCGGGAACCGCGGTAGACAGGCTGCCCccgcctctccccccacccccaccccccaggcccctcccgcccccgcctaCCCCGAAAGCGGAGATCACCCCAGAGCCCGTGTCCGTGGTGGCCGCTGTGGTGGACGGAGCGGTGGTGGCAGCCAGGGGGGTGATCATCGCCCCTAGGAACGAGGAGGGGGGGCCCcgtcctcccccagctccccttcCTCTCCACGACTCACCCCCACACAAGAGGAGGAAAGGGTTCCCTACACGGAAGAGGCGGGGGCGTTGGAAATCTCCCTGA